Sequence from the Helianthus annuus cultivar XRQ/B chromosome 13, HanXRQr2.0-SUNRISE, whole genome shotgun sequence genome:
cAAAACCTGCCTATTTTCAAACAACGCACGCATACGCCATGAACATAATCAACATATACTAAAGGTAATATACTTAAAAACTACGTTTAAGTCGTACATTATATCCTACAACGTTTAATTAAATCCAAAGCATACATTAAAAACAAGTCACTCATCGTCATCGTTATCGTTGGGTTCATCGTCGGATTCATTATCGAATAAGTTGTCAGAATCGTAGTCTTTtgactttccttttccttttccttgtgaAGCAAGATAGTTGTTAAGTTGGTTCAAAAATGACGGGGTTTGGAACAAGCTGTTAACAAAATCCTACAAAAATAGATAGCAAAACGTATATTAGCATATTAATTAACGCtaccaacatatatttaacaaggaAACATGCGTTCGTTTGTCATTTTATAAATTGCGTAGTTTACCTCGGAAAAGGGTTCTTGCGTCCGAGATTGTGAAGACGACATGTTAGATGACGAGTGCGAGGACGTGTTGGAAGAAGTTTTAGGCCCCATCCCGCGGTACCATCCTCACCGCTCACCCAACGCTTCCTGATACGGGGCAATTGGCGGACCCTCACCGCTCCATTCACTTGTCGCGTGTTGTATGTTCCGCTGTATTTTACGAAGATGAttaaatatatatgtgtatatatatatatatttgttatagaaaataatacttaaaagaaATACTTACGTAATTTTGTTCAGCAACCGGATCAACCCAATTCCCTTGATTGTCCGTGTGGGTTTTAGCATACGTAGGTACCCAATCCATATCCTGATTAACATTAAACTTAGATTAgacattaaataaacaaaagcttacacacacgcacacatacataaaacattacatttttatagGCGGTTCTACCGTACGAAGATGTCCCCCCACGGCATGGGAATTGTTGTTTCTCGCGTACTAATGTGTTGGCCTTgcttcttttaatatatttttcttcCCGGAAACCTTCGATGGTTTTCAACCAGTTATCATAGGGCATATCTGGGGGATGGAATGCCCTTGCACTCTCAAGATCATTGTAACCTCCCTTGCTCTTAAATAATTTTTTAGCATCGTGCTTGCGGTCAGAGTACCACTTCATAAGCACAGCCCTAATGCCACCCGTCAAGTTTTTGGCCTCTATATCACGTTCCACTTcatcaaaattgaaattttcctacaaattaaataaaaaagttaaaatatcatatataaattagatttgcatgtgcttaaatatttgataaaattttatGCATATAAGTTATTTACCCATAAGTGGTTCATGAGGGCATCCTTGTAATGTTGTTCAACGTTATCCCATCCAATTTTATCGAACGGGATGGACCGCCACATATACAGGCCGGCCTCCCGTGAAAACATATCTCTTGTTTTACCAATAGGGGTATACGTCACCTGCCTGTCAAACGTAAGCGATATAGGCCCCCCCGCTTTTACCAGACGCCTTAGTTTCTCGTTTTTTGCTTTCCCCCTAACCCTCTTCGGGGGAACCGctgcaattaaaacaaaaataattagtaacaacatttataatataaaaaaatataaggactacaaaataatttagtaaaaGACTTACCGTCTGTCTCGTGTGTGCCACGAAATCCACCAGGAGGAAGCGGTGGATCACCAGCGCCGTCACCCCCATGTCCCCAGGAGGCCACATCAGTCATCAGATAAGCGAATATCAACAATACAGAAAACATAATCCCTATAAAGTTACAAATGTTACAGCATGTGTATCTAATAGAAATTAAGGGAAAGTACAACAAGTGTAACTCAAATTACaataaatatttcaaacaagTGTTTATCAATTACAAATCAATATAAATTACAATAACTTTTCTTTTAGTCAGACTCCACATAATCGGGATCATCCTCATCATAATCAGCCTCGACCTCATCACTATCAGTCTCGACTTCAAACACTTCATCGACGGTGGCCGTTGGGGGATCAACTTCAATTGAAGGCTCACCCGCAGTAACATGAGAAGATCCAATTTGAAAGTATTGGGTCAAGTCAATGACAAGTGGACAGTCAGATGAAGAGTTGTTGTCGACAATGTCCCTATCTTCTAAGTGTTTGTCAACATTTTGAACCTTATTGACGCGGTCATCACTTAATGGCCGATCCCAAATTCTTCGATGATTAACATTTTCGACTACCCACctatgtttatttttttggtttcgaGATGTTTCTTGGATGAAGAACACTTGTTTGCTTGCGAAGCAAATATGAGTTGATCTTCTTTGTCCCATTCATGTTCAGTGCTTATACTGGTGATATTATTGTCATGGTTTACACCCCTTTGAGTATCAAACCACTTGCACCGAAATAGGACAGTGGAATAATCATTTGTATAACGCAACTCAATAATTTCTTCTAATTGGCCATAAAATTTCACACCGTTCTCTCCAACCACTTCCACGCCAGAGTTTTGCGTTGCGCATTTTGCATCACCTTCAAGTGTCTTAAACCTAACACCGTTGACTATGCAAGCAGTGTAAGTGTAAGCAGTCATTTTCGCACAAATTGAAAGAGCATACAACTCCGGGTGGAATTCTGGAGAATTTTGTGTTTTCATCGAATGGACCTAACAAATATAGAGTAATAATGTTTGTTATATATGTATTACCTAGCAAGTATAGAGTaatgagtgttatatatgtattatacctTATGGAGAAACCATCCCGGAAATTTGGTTTTAAGATCATCATGGGGATGTGTATGTTTGAATTCACTACATTGATGACAAATATAAGAAAGGAATGAGAAATACCAATTAACAGATTATGAAATGTTAAAGATAGAAGCACTCACTTCATGTACTCCCTAACTTCTGTGCAGTTTTCGAGGACAAACCATTCCATCCTGCTTTTTTTGATGAATGATAGATATTTCTCCTTTCTTACGCCAACATAACGACATTTGGACTCAAACACCCATAACTTTCTTTTTTCAACAACGACATCATCGTTTCTATCTGGGCGATTGAACTTAGTCTGAACATCTTTAAGGTACATTGAACAAAATGTTAGAGCTTCTTCAAACACATAAGCTTTAGCTATACAACCTTCAGGCCTTGCCGAGTTTTTGACATAGTTCTTTAGTTTTTTCATGTACCTTTCAAATGGATACATCCATCTAAAAGCTACTGGACCTCCCGCAATCGCTTCATCAGGTAAATGCACAAGTAAATGAACCATAATGTCAAAAAACGCAGGTGGATAGATCATCTCTAACTTGCATAAGATGGTAACAATGTCATCCTTTGCTTTCTTCATATCATCCACCGATAGTGTTCTAGAGCAAAGTTGCTTAAAGAACATACAAAGGTCTACTATTGGTGTAGATGTATCTTTAGTCAAAAGCCCTCTAACCCCAATCGGTATCAAACGttgcatgaggatatgacagtcATGAGATTTCAACCCGGTAATGTTAGCATTGTTATCTGTCACCCTCTTACTGATATTAGATCCAAACCCATCTGGtaatttaacattttttataaacTGACAAAAAAGTTGTAGGATCGTTTCCtgacctaaatgagtcgttcagaggctttctccttggtttcaggtgcggaattacaagaaactaaggtagaaatagcacacaaatcactttaactacttgttttattgattttacactgattacacttcaaatcacgcaccggcagcacttcggtacgatttCTACTCCACATTACTGACTGATCGCTCGAATGACTATTTATAGAGGtttgggttcgcttattggacaggcccaataagcgaaccagCTTGATGCCACTCGATCGGACCACACCAATTGGTCGTTCGAGCGGACCCAACACATTGACATATGAGCGATCCATACATTGTCCATTCGAGCGGTCCAGCTAACATGTCGTTCGAACGAACCACAtatatgtccgttcgagcggacctaaCTCTAATGGGCCTATGTGTTACATGTTTTCTCGTTTTCCGTTCAGTATACAATCAgttctattctaagactcgaacgaagatgtagtcgacagacaactgcaccaacagactcccccttgaatgttgacggaatctttagtgagagtcttcaacatgacattctcggatatagttcgATCTTCTTTaggaattctgcctggatctttctttggctataactttcatcagactttTCCTATCATCCTGCTAGGATTgtctgggatttgttaccaccattGAAATCAT
This genomic interval carries:
- the LOC110926649 gene encoding uncharacterized protein LOC110926649, yielding MGPKTSSNTSSHSSSNMSSSQSRTQEPFSEDFVNSLFQTPSFLNQLNNYLASQGKGKGKSKDYDSDNLFDNESDDEPNDNDDDE